The DNA segment GACCATCTCCGCCAGCTTAAAACCAACGACGAGTGGGAAACTCATCCGGACATTGATAATGCGGCTTTTCTCTCAAAATCGCATGTACCCAATGCGCTGCTGCTCGAATTGACACGACTGGTAAACAGCTTCGAAGTAAACGGACTCATTGATAAAACCCGTTTGCTCATGCTTAACGAAGAACTTCGCTCACTTGCCGAAGCCATGGGGGCCTGCGAACGAATACGCAATACGCCGATACCGTATTCGTACAGCATGTTCCTCAAGAAAATAATTTTCTTTTACACGCTTACCATGCCTTTCGGTTTTGTAACCGACTTTAAATATGTAATGATTCCGATTATTGTATTCATTTTCTACGTATTCACCAGCATTGAGCTTCTGGCCGAAGAAATTGAAGACCCGTTCGGAACCGATGTAAATGATTTACCTACCGATGAACTGGCCGGTAAAATAAGCCAGGCTGTTTCTGAAATTCTGAAATCATGAACGAAATACAAATCGGCACAACAGTAGAACACGATAATTTCGGCCGCGGCAAAGTGGTTGATGTGACAGACCTGTTCTGGACAATCGACTTTGGCAAGCGAGGCACAATGGATATTTCAAAGCGCCAGTACGAATTGCTGCGCGTGGTTACTGAAGAAGAACAACAGGAAATGGCAAACACATTTACCATGCACGATCTTGAATATACCCTGCGCAGCCTGCTCGAAAACTGGGGCGATTCGCAGTCGGAGTTTGTTGAACTCGGCAACCGGTGGGAAGGCGGAAAACTCATCCTCCAGCCGGCCGACAACAGCCTTAAGCCCAAAGAAATTCCCATCGAAACATTCTTCCACAAAATTGTAATGCTCCGCGACCGCCTGCGTACCATGGAGCAGAAGATAAATGCCCACAGCAAACTCACCGACAGTGAAAAGGTGGAGATGCAGCAGTACATCACAAAAATTTACGGCAGCCTCACCACATTCAATGTGCTTTTCAAAAGCAGTCTCGATCAGTTTGTGGGCGAAAAGGGCGCCAAAGAATAATGCCTGCACGTAAGCCGAAAGATCTGTTGCATACTGCCATGCTCAATGATTTCCGCGTCATTCCGGGTGTGGGAAAAAGTATTGCGCAGGATTTTATTGACATGGGCTTTACTTCACGCAGCCAGCTTGCCGGAAAAAATCCGGAAAAGCTGTATGCCGATTTTTGCAGGATGCGCGGCATGCACATTGACCGTTGTATGCTTTACGTGTTTCGCTGCGCGTTATATTTTGTAAGTACGCCGCTGCATGAAACTGAAAAGCTGAACTGGTGGTACTGGAAAGACAAAGCATAAAATGAACACAACCGCAAACGACAAGTCACAGGAAGAATGTCTTTTTTGCTTTGCCGATAAAGTCTCGCAGGATGTGGTGTGCAGCGTATGTCTGTTTCCGTTGCAGGGTGGTGAGACGGAGCAAAAACGTTTCTTCGAGCAGCATGCTGCCCTGCGCAAAAGTATTTTGGTATCGGCATGGTGGATCAATCTGGCGCAGCAGTTTGTGCTGGGTGCGGCGCTTGGTTGTGTGGCCAATATTTCGTTAACACGTGGCTGGCACTCGCTCACTGCACTGTTGCTCTACGGTTTGGCCGGGAGCTTTAATCTGGTCATGTATTTTCTGCCCAATCGTTTCACACAAGTATCGGCTGCCGTGGCCGGTACGGTGGGCGTGTTGTTTATTGCTGCTGCCTTCTGGCTGCATAAACTCAACTTATGGTCACTGGCATTTTCGACTGCATACGTGGTGGTGATGGCCGTTACATTTTACCGCTACACAAGTACGGCTGTTTTACTGAGAATGCACTGGGTGAGGGGAGGAAACGCGGATTATTAACTAATTTATGTCGATGGCATCACGATCTGCACCAGCTGTATCCTCACGCGATACCCGAAAATATGGCACCTTAAAGGTTAAGGTAACTGATTTAAGTACGTGTTACATTTGCGGACTTCATCCTTTTTCCCAAACTGAGGTTTATTGTCCGATTTGTAAATTTCCTCAGCGTGGTTTGCCTTCCGAACAATATCAGTTTGTGGTAAATCGACGTAAATTAAGAAAGCGCGTAAAAGAGGCTGCAGATGAAATAATTTTAGCCCGCAGGCTTTTGTTATCAGCTTCTGGCGAATATTTTTTAGCTATTATTTTTGATATAAACGACGCTGAAGGTGAAAATGAGAGAATTTTGCGTTTAGCCATTTCCGGGATATTTTTAGGGATGTGGTTTTATTCTAAAACAAATTTGAAACAAGCTTTAACCTATTCAATAGCAGCTGTTGTGACTATAGAGTTGGGAGTGGCATTTATAGGAGCCGAAGTTAAAGCAGGAAATATTGTGTTGTTGATTATTGCTTTAATTCTCCTGATTGTTGCATATCGATCAGTACTCAAATCCATAACGCTTTTGAAAAACATAGATCCTGTTATGGCTATGTCAGTTCAAAATGATATTCATGAATAGCTGGATTGGGGTTGTTATAAAATTCCTGTCGGAACCAAGGCTGATCGCAACTGCAACTTATAATCAATTTCACCCCTTAAAAATCCGCTTGTCAAAAGGGAACTTCATCTGATCAATGATTTTCACCTTCGCATAGTCGGCGTGAAACGGATTGAGTAAAAGATTGAAATCGCCGGGCGTTACTGCTGAGGGAACCTGAAGTACACACGATTTACTTTTGCTTACAAACTGATCGCCGAATTTCTGTGTAGCTGAAATGTGAGGAAATGTGTTCCAGTTTTCAGGAAGCTCAGTTTCAGTAAGCTTAATCAACTTCAGGTTATCCGGTATGTAGATAGTAAGCATAAAGTAATCGTCGGGCAATGTGGCAAGACTGAAATGCACAGCTACTTCGGCCATAGCAAGCGAGCGGTTTGAAGCGGTGTACACCAGTTCCGTACCGGGAGAATTCCAACGCGCTCCTTTTGCCGCTGCGCCTTTACCCGAAAGCGAAAGTCCGTATTTCTCACGTGTAAGCCGATATACTTCCATACACGCTTACACAAATACACCGTGATCAATACGTACAAGCTCGCCAATAACCATTTCCTTGCCGTATGAATCTTTGAGAAGTTCCATCGGCTCAAGGCCTCCTAAGGCAAAACTGGGTGTATTTAACCAGCCTCTGAATTTTTCCAGATCACCAAATACATCAAGGCCCACTTTGGTTACCTCCGCCATTTCAATAATTTTTTCCGATTGAAGCGGCCCGAAACTTTTTGATGCCTGTTTGTACCGCTGAAGCGATTTGGTGGACAAATCAAGCAGTGATGCCCAGTCGTTTTCTGTAAATGGCGTATAGTGCTGTATAAGACTGAAAAGTGAATACGGAATACCCAAGCGGATAACCACCACGATGAGCATTTTATCTTCGAGGAAATCTTCGTAGGTGCGTGTTTTACGCAACTTAGCAGCTACAGGCACCGGTAAGTTTTCGGGCGAACTGTGCTGCAAGAGCAGGGCGATTTCTTTATCGAGCTTTTGCTCAATCGTAACTTTGGTGAGAGACATGTGTACCTCCTTCGACAACTGTCCCCAAATTTACGACATTTTTCCCGATAAGTTTCACATCCCCCCAAAATTACTTCACCAGCGCAAACTTTTCGGTAGCCATTTCCTCTACCGCTTTGCCTATGGCGAGACACGCTGTGGCGGCAGGAGAAGGGGCATTGAGCACGTGAATGGCGTTGCCTTTGTACTCAATTTTAAAATCATCAATCATATTGCCTTCGGGCGAAAGCGCCATGGCGCGTACGCCGCTGCGGCTTGCCACAATATCGTCTGATTCGAGTGTGGGAATTAATGTTTGCAGGCGTTTGAGGAAGTAGGCTTTTGAAAAAGCGCCCCGGTATTCATCCAGACCGAATTTCCAGTGTTTGGCGAAGAATTTCCAGGTGCCGCCAAAACCAAAGGCCTGAGCGGTATCGCGCATGCTGAAGGAAGTGCGTCCGTAGCCTTCGCGTTTAAACACAAATACGGCGTTAGGACCGCATTCCACGCCACCATGAATCATGCGGGTAAAATGTACGCCGAGGAAGGGGAACTGCGGATTGGGCACCGGGTACACGAGGTGACGTACTTTGCTCATGCCTTTCTCGGTAAGGTCGTAATAATCGCCACGGAAACCTACAATGGCGGCATCGCTTCGGGTGCCTTCTTTTTTGGCAATACGGTCGCTTTGCAAACCGGCGCAGCTTACCAGATAACGTGCGTTTATGGTACCCCGGTTGGTGATAATGTCGGTACTGTTGTTGTGATGGATGAAATCTTTTGCTTCGGTACTGAGGAATACTTTGCTGCCGGGAAATTTCTGTTCAAGCAGTTCGCCCAGTTTACGGGTTACGCCCGGAAAATCAATAATACCCGTGCAGCCCACCCGGATGCCGGCAATAGCTTTTACATAGGGCTCAATTTCGCGTACCTGATCGCCGGTAATGATTTCGATGTCTTCCACACCGTTTGCCTGTCCGTTGGCAAACACTTTGTGCATGTGGGCAAGCTCGCTTTCCTTTACGGCAGCAATTACTTTCCCGCAAATATCATGAGCGATATTATGTTCTTTGGCAAACGCCACAAGCTCACGGCGGCCGTCCACACAGTTTTTGGCTTTGTAGGAGCCCGGCTTGTAATAAATACCTGAGTGAATAACTCCCGAATTACGGCCGGTCTGGTGTGGAGCCAGACGATCTTCTTTTTCAAGAACGGCTACTTTCAGGTTCGGATGACGCACATTTATTTTATACGCCACGGCAAGGCCCACACAGCCTCCGCCAATAACTACCACATCAAACGATTGCTTTTCGGTGCTCACGGTTTCGCTATTTGTGCGCAAAGATACACGGGTTTTAGTATGGCCGTTCTTAAATTTTCCGGGCAAATTCCGGCCCTGACAAAACGCTGACAAGCACCGGCGCCAAACACTTACCTTTGCGGCCATGAATCTTCAGAACGATCTCTTACTGCGTGCGGCCCGTGGCGAAAAAACAGAACGCACACCCGTGTGGCTCATGCGTCAGGCCGGCCGCGTATTGCCCGAATACCGTGAAGTACGCGCCAAAATGGGCGGCTTTAAGGAATTGGTAAAATCGCCCGAGTTTGCCTGCGAGGTAACCGTGCAGCCGGTAGATATTCTCGGGGTGGATGCCGCAATTATCTTTTCTGATATTCTGGTCATTCCCGAGGCAATGGGTCTTGATTACGAAATGGTGGAAAGCCGTGGCCCGCTGTTCCCCAAAACAATACGCTCTGCTGCCGATGTGGAAGCGCTCCGCGTGGCAAACGGGGTTGATGATCTTTCCTACGTGTGCGATGCCATACGGCTTACTAAAGCCGCGCTCGGTAACCGCGTGCCGCTTATCGGTTTTGCGGGTGCGCCGTGGACCATTCTGGCTTACATGGTAGAAGGCAGCGGCTCAAAAACATTCTCAAAAGCCAAACGCTTCCTTTACACCGAGCCGCAAACGGCACATGCCCTGCTCGAAAAAATTACGCAAAGCACCATTCATTACCTCAAAGCTCAGGTAGCTGCCGGGGCCGATCTGGTTCAGATTTTTGATTCCTGGGCCGGTATTCTTTCACCGGTGCAGTACCGCGAGTTTGCGCTGCCCTACATAGCCCGCATTTGCGATGAACTGCATACGCTGGTGCCCGTAACCGTGTTTGCCAAAGATGCACACTTCATTCGCCGCGATCTCGGGCTGCTTGCTTCCTGCCGTACGGTAGGGCTCGACTGGACCATGGATGCTGCCGAATCGCGTGAACTCATCGGGCCAGACAAAACGCTGCAAGGCAACGCCGATCCGTGTTTGCTTTATTCCGATTTTGCCACCATCAAAGCCGAAGCACATAAAATGCTTCGTGCATTTGGTCCGCAACGCCACATTGCCAACCTCGGGCACGGACTTTATCCGGATCTGGAAAAAGACAAAGTGCGTTGCTTTGTGGATGCGGTAAAAGAGTTTCAGGGGTGATTAAATAACATTCACCTGTTTGCTTAACTTCGTGGCTTATGACACCCGACGAACTCAGGCAACTAATTCAAGGCATTGAAACAGACCGGATTGAAAAAACCGAGTCTGAAACCAATACCGATAAGTTCGGGGAAGCAATCTGTGCCTTTGCCAATGATTTTCCCGATCATCAGCAGCCGGGCTATCTTATTCTCGGTGTGACAGATAACAACGAAATTAAAGGGGTGACCAATGCCGAAAAGGTAATGCTCACCATCAGTAACCTGCGTTCGGGAGGGAATCTTTCCTCGCCGCCAGCACTCACTACTGAAAGCATAGATATAGACGGTAGGCAGGTAGTAGTAGTAAAAGTATTCCCGCACATTGCGCCTCCGCTCAAATTCAAAGGGCGGATTTACATTCGCGTAGGCCCGTCAAAAGCTATTGCCGCAGAAAATGAAGAAAGAATGTTGTCCGAAAAAAGGGCACGCGCAGGAAATCGTCCCTTCGATTCGCAGGCTGCACGGGGAAGTACACTTTCAGACCTGAATGTAAATCTATTCAGGGAAACCTATTTACCCACCGCCGTTCCGCCCGACGTAATTGAAGCCAATCACCGCGACATTAAAATACAGATGGCCTCGCTTGGCTTTTACGATACTAAATTCGATTGTCCTACACACGCCGGAATTCTGTTTTTTGGCATCAATCCGCTTTTCTTCCTGCCCGGAGCCTACATACAGTATGTACGCTACGAGAAAGAATTAATTACCAGCAATGTGGTGGAAGAAAAACGATTTTCCGGCGACCTCATTTCCATGCTCCGTGATCTCGACCGGTTTGTGCAACTTATAATCCGCCAAAAGCCAGTTCCCGTTTCAGGCCTGCGCGAAGAAATGAAAGCCGATTACCCCGCATGGGCACTCCGCGAGTTGCTTATGAATGCGGTTATGCACCGGAATTATGATTCCAATGCGCCGATACAGTTTTACCAGTCGGAAGACAGTATTCAGATTCGGAATGTGGGCGGATTGTACGGTGCTGCCCGCGATGCTTTTCCTGAAATTAATGATTACCGCAATCCCACCATTGCCGAAGCACTTAAAAATCTTGGCTATGTAAATAAATTCAGCCGTGGTGTGGCCACTGCACTTGATCTTTTGATCAAAAACGGCAACAAAGTTGAACTCACTATTGATCAGCCCGCTTACATCAACGTGCTTATCCAATCAGCTGCGTTATGAAAATCATTACCTTTTTCAATTGCAGAGGTAAAATCGGGAAAACCACCATGATTTACCACCTCGCACACAAGTTTGCCGAAAAAGGAGTAAGAGTTTTGGCGGTGGATTTAGATCCACAGGCGGGGTTGACGGAGATGTTTTTGCCATCAAGTGATCAAATATCTCATCTTACAAGAAATCTTTACTTTGGGAGTTTGTTAGGTAGTAAAAAGCTGACACTACATGAGAAGTCAGAATATCGGAGTATTCCTATTAGTAATAATATTTACTTAATTCCGAATGATCTTGAGTTTGTTTCTGCTGAAGAGTTTCTAAGTACAGCATGGTTTTCCTTTAATAGTGATCCGAATGATAAATATCCAGAACTTTCTTTATTTGAAGATGTCATAAAGTATGCATGTGAAAAAGATGATATTGATATAGTATTGGTTGATTTAGGGCCGAATTTATCAGCAATTAATAAGACCGTATTGTTTATGGCTGATTGTAATCTTCTTCCTGTATCTTATGATAATCTATCATTGCATTCTATTAGAAAAACTGGTAATAGTTTGAATCAGTGGGAAAGAGAATGGTGTAATAGTTCGAATTATTTGAAGAAAATGAAAGAAATGGATAGATTCCATTCTGGTTACATTATCCTTTTTCCAGGTAGTACAGATATAAATTTATATCCAAACTCAATATATGGTGCTGCTATTTCTAGGGAATATTGGCATGAAGTATTGCAATTGAACATAGATGTTGGAAATGATATTCATGTTGACAAAATGAGTCTTTCTTTACTCAAATTCAATCGCAGTCTCTACCCCATGGCTATAGAAGCGGGTAAACCCATGTTTCACCTCACTCCCGCCGATGGAGCCATAGGTAACCACCTCAACGCCGTTCGCCAGTGCAGCCTCGAATACGACATTCTCGCCGAGCGTATTAACCAAGCCTGCCAGTTAGGTTTGAAACTCTGATTACACCGGCTTCACCACCTCAATCCCGTACATCATCGGCATTTTATCGCCGAAACCTTTGATGCGCCAGAAACCGTCTTCGCTCTGCTCAATATTCTGAAAACAGGGGTAAGGCGAGTAGGTGTATTCCTCAAAGCGTTTCAGCTGAAGTCCTTGTGCCATCAAACTGCCCATAATTTTTGCAAGGCCATGGTTCCAGCCGTAGGTGGTATAGCTGATTTCCGCATTGCGGTCAGCGTAGCTGCCTTCTTCCAGTTCCACAATCGGCTCGTTTTCGGCACTGTTATAGGGATAGGCCAGGTGTGAAAAATCGTTCGAAAACATCCACAACACCGGATGAAAATCCACTATCAGAAACCGTCCGCCGGGCTTAAGCGATTGTGCAATTACTTCGGCCCATTTGTTCAGGTCGGGAAGCCAGCCGATGGTTCCGTACGAGGTAAACACAATATCAAAGGTGTTGTGTATGTGGTTGCGTGTGTCATATACGTTACAGCATACAAAACGCGCATCAGCCTTTTCGGATGCGGCCAGTTCACCGGCCAGCTTAACAGCTTCGTCGGAAAGATCAACGCCTGTGACTTTGGCCCCCAGTCTCGCCCAGGAAATCGTGTCCATTCCAAAATGACATTGCAGGTGAAGCAGCGTCTTCCCGTTTACATCGCCCAGCCAGTCACGCTCAAGCTGATTTAAACTGTTCTTACCGGCTTTAAACGAGTCGATATCATAAAACGCCGACTGCTTGTGTACAGCGGTCTTCAGGTTCCACGCATTCCGGTTCTGTTCTAAATAATCACTATTCATGGGGAAATGTACATATAAAAACAAAGCAGCCATGCTAAAGCATGGCTGCTTGTCAAACACGGTAATTACGCCCCAGTTACTACCGTGTAGATCATAATGTTATCAGTAGATTGAGTTTTCCTCAATATTTAAAATACAAATCTATTTTTCGCACGCATTGCTGATTTCTTTTTTCGGTCAGCCCGGCCCATTTCCCGGTAAACCCTGCTAAATCATAGCCGGTTTCACTTCACAACTTCCCGTAATTCATGTGTCCGTGTAATCAATGTAAAACATTAGGTGTAAAGCATGCCGGTATAACAACGTACGTGAATACGGGTGTGTATCAAAAGAAGAGGTTTGTTTTATAACAAATGAAGTCTGCGCATCAGAATCGGGCGGTATTGTTCGCCAATTGGAATGGAGGTGCTGCCAATTTTAGCTACATTTTCCTCCACACTGTCAATATGTTGCACCGCAGCAATCCACGACCGGTGTATGCGCAGAAACAGCGAAGAGGGCAGTTTTTCTTCCACACTTCGCAGAGTCATGTGTATGGTGTAGCGTTTATCGGCCGTATGAATGGTAATGTAATCGCCCAGAGCCTGCACATAGAGAATATCTTCGAGCCTGATTTTAACAAGTTGATTTTGTGCACGTACAAACACAAAATCACTTTGAATACCTGCAACTGATTTGCGTTGTATGTGCAGCGCCTGAGCTTTTTCAATGGCCTGAATAAACCGCTGCAGGTTTACCGGTTTTACCAGATAATCAACCACATTCAGCTCAAATGCCTCCACGGCATAGTCAGACTTTGCAGTAATCAGTATCAC comes from the Bacteroidota bacterium genome and includes:
- a CDS encoding pathogenicity locus produces the protein MLNDFRVIPGVGKSIAQDFIDMGFTSRSQLAGKNPEKLYADFCRMRGMHIDRCMLYVFRCALYFVSTPLHETEKLNWWYWKDKA
- a CDS encoding RES family NAD+ phosphorylase — translated: MEVYRLTREKYGLSLSGKGAAAKGARWNSPGTELVYTASNRSLAMAEVAVHFSLATLPDDYFMLTIYIPDNLKLIKLTETELPENWNTFPHISATQKFGDQFVSKSKSCVLQVPSAVTPGDFNLLLNPFHADYAKVKIIDQMKFPFDKRIFKG
- a CDS encoding DUF2384 domain-containing protein — its product is MSLTKVTIEQKLDKEIALLLQHSSPENLPVPVAAKLRKTRTYEDFLEDKMLIVVVIRLGIPYSLFSLIQHYTPFTENDWASLLDLSTKSLQRYKQASKSFGPLQSEKIIEMAEVTKVGLDVFGDLEKFRGWLNTPSFALGGLEPMELLKDSYGKEMVIGELVRIDHGVFV
- the lhgO gene encoding L-2-hydroxyglutarate oxidase, whose product is MAAKVSVWRRCLSAFCQGRNLPGKFKNGHTKTRVSLRTNSETVSTEKQSFDVVVIGGGCVGLAVAYKINVRHPNLKVAVLEKEDRLAPHQTGRNSGVIHSGIYYKPGSYKAKNCVDGRRELVAFAKEHNIAHDICGKVIAAVKESELAHMHKVFANGQANGVEDIEIITGDQVREIEPYVKAIAGIRVGCTGIIDFPGVTRKLGELLEQKFPGSKVFLSTEAKDFIHHNNSTDIITNRGTINARYLVSCAGLQSDRIAKKEGTRSDAAIVGFRGDYYDLTEKGMSKVRHLVYPVPNPQFPFLGVHFTRMIHGGVECGPNAVFVFKREGYGRTSFSMRDTAQAFGFGGTWKFFAKHWKFGLDEYRGAFSKAYFLKRLQTLIPTLESDDIVASRSGVRAMALSPEGNMIDDFKIEYKGNAIHVLNAPSPAATACLAIGKAVEEMATEKFALVK
- the hemE gene encoding uroporphyrinogen decarboxylase — its product is MNLQNDLLLRAARGEKTERTPVWLMRQAGRVLPEYREVRAKMGGFKELVKSPEFACEVTVQPVDILGVDAAIIFSDILVIPEAMGLDYEMVESRGPLFPKTIRSAADVEALRVANGVDDLSYVCDAIRLTKAALGNRVPLIGFAGAPWTILAYMVEGSGSKTFSKAKRFLYTEPQTAHALLEKITQSTIHYLKAQVAAGADLVQIFDSWAGILSPVQYREFALPYIARICDELHTLVPVTVFAKDAHFIRRDLGLLASCRTVGLDWTMDAAESRELIGPDKTLQGNADPCLLYSDFATIKAEAHKMLRAFGPQRHIANLGHGLYPDLEKDKVRCFVDAVKEFQG
- a CDS encoding putative DNA binding domain-containing protein, translating into MTPDELRQLIQGIETDRIEKTESETNTDKFGEAICAFANDFPDHQQPGYLILGVTDNNEIKGVTNAEKVMLTISNLRSGGNLSSPPALTTESIDIDGRQVVVVKVFPHIAPPLKFKGRIYIRVGPSKAIAAENEERMLSEKRARAGNRPFDSQAARGSTLSDLNVNLFRETYLPTAVPPDVIEANHRDIKIQMASLGFYDTKFDCPTHAGILFFGINPLFFLPGAYIQYVRYEKELITSNVVEEKRFSGDLISMLRDLDRFVQLIIRQKPVPVSGLREEMKADYPAWALRELLMNAVMHRNYDSNAPIQFYQSEDSIQIRNVGGLYGAARDAFPEINDYRNPTIAEALKNLGYVNKFSRGVATALDLLIKNGNKVELTIDQPAYINVLIQSAAL
- a CDS encoding ParA family protein, which gives rise to MKIITFFNCRGKIGKTTMIYHLAHKFAEKGVRVLAVDLDPQAGLTEMFLPSSDQISHLTRNLYFGSLLGSKKLTLHEKSEYRSIPISNNIYLIPNDLEFVSAEEFLSTAWFSFNSDPNDKYPELSLFEDVIKYACEKDDIDIVLVDLGPNLSAINKTVLFMADCNLLPVSYDNLSLHSIRKTGNSLNQWEREWCNSSNYLKKMKEMDRFHSGYIILFPGSTDINLYPNSIYGAAISREYWHEVLQLNIDVGNDIHVDKMSLSLLKFNRSLYPMAIEAGKPMFHLTPADGAIGNHLNAVRQCSLEYDILAERINQACQLGLKL
- a CDS encoding class I SAM-dependent methyltransferase is translated as MNSDYLEQNRNAWNLKTAVHKQSAFYDIDSFKAGKNSLNQLERDWLGDVNGKTLLHLQCHFGMDTISWARLGAKVTGVDLSDEAVKLAGELAASEKADARFVCCNVYDTRNHIHNTFDIVFTSYGTIGWLPDLNKWAEVIAQSLKPGGRFLIVDFHPVLWMFSNDFSHLAYPYNSAENEPIVELEEGSYADRNAEISYTTYGWNHGLAKIMGSLMAQGLQLKRFEEYTYSPYPCFQNIEQSEDGFWRIKGFGDKMPMMYGIEVVKPV
- a CDS encoding response regulator transcription factor, translated to MNCLIVDDNRLALMALEQLVAQVDNLTFAGSCESATQAYNRLKNENIDLLLLDIELPDMSGLDLLRSLERKPLVILITAKSDYAVEAFELNVVDYLVKPVNLQRFIQAIEKAQALHIQRKSVAGIQSDFVFVRAQNQLVKIRLEDILYVQALGDYITIHTADKRYTIHMTLRSVEEKLPSSLFLRIHRSWIAAVQHIDSVEENVAKIGSTSIPIGEQYRPILMRRLHLL